A section of the Brevundimonas sp. AJA228-03 genome encodes:
- a CDS encoding DUF1190 domain-containing protein produces the protein MTDARTPAETTTMRRLKRSRTLQVTSLMATASFSLAACGAPQVAAPPPEPALAYTSLDECKAANDISDTECDAGYANAAKQAEQTAPRYATREECEGQWGPEQCRQNSSGGSFFTPLLTGFVIGQMLNGGGYRGGGALYRDREGNYQNGYGGGYLGRDYRTGRQIANGRDYGTDVARQAPSRVQSRTTVVSRGGFGGGGRGFGG, from the coding sequence ATGACCGACGCCCGGACCCCCGCAGAGACCACCACCATGCGCCGCCTGAAGCGGTCGCGCACCCTGCAGGTCACCAGCCTGATGGCCACGGCCAGCTTCTCGCTGGCCGCCTGTGGCGCACCCCAGGTCGCCGCTCCGCCGCCCGAACCGGCCCTGGCCTATACCTCGCTGGACGAGTGCAAGGCCGCCAATGACATCTCCGATACCGAATGCGACGCGGGGTATGCCAATGCCGCCAAACAGGCCGAGCAGACCGCGCCCCGTTATGCCACGCGCGAGGAGTGCGAAGGTCAGTGGGGCCCGGAACAGTGCCGCCAGAACAGCTCGGGCGGATCGTTCTTCACGCCCCTGCTGACCGGCTTCGTCATCGGCCAGATGCTGAACGGCGGTGGTTATCGCGGTGGCGGAGCGCTGTACCGCGACCGCGAGGGCAACTATCAGAACGGCTATGGCGGCGGTTATCTCGGCCGCGACTACCGCACCGGCCGCCAGATCGCCAATGGCCGCGACTATGGCACCGACGTGGCCCGCCAGGCTCCCTCGCGCGTCCAGAGCCGCACGACGGTCGTCTCGCGCGGCGGCTTCGGCGGCGGTGGGCGCGGCTTCGGGGGCTGA
- a CDS encoding DUF350 domain-containing protein encodes MFDWFAFQTGATAFIIAFVAAIAFFSAFKFIYQIVTPYHERDLIRQGNTAAAVGLAGALVGYVLPLASALSHTVSLPEFAAWALLAGVIQILAFLVVSRVLYKALASRIEAGEMAAGVYLASISICVGLLNAACMTT; translated from the coding sequence ATGTTCGACTGGTTCGCCTTCCAGACCGGGGCCACGGCCTTCATCATCGCTTTCGTAGCGGCGATCGCCTTCTTCTCGGCCTTCAAATTCATCTACCAGATCGTCACGCCCTATCATGAGCGCGACCTGATCCGGCAAGGCAATACGGCGGCCGCCGTCGGCCTGGCCGGTGCCCTGGTCGGCTATGTCCTGCCCCTGGCCTCGGCCCTGTCGCACACGGTCAGCCTGCCGGAGTTCGCGGCCTGGGCCCTGCTGGCCGGGGTGATCCAGATCCTCGCCTTCCTGGTGGTCAGCCGCGTGCTCTACAAGGCCCTGGCCAGCCGGATCGAGGCGGGAGAGATGGCCGCCGGTGTCTATCTGGCCTCCATTTCCATCTGCGTCGGCTTGCTGAACGCCGCCTGCATGACGACGTGA